A region of the Falco peregrinus isolate bFalPer1 chromosome 4, bFalPer1.pri, whole genome shotgun sequence genome:
ATTGTTTTCCACTTTACTTTCTTTTGAGAAGAAAGAACTCCTTAAGGTGAGCATTTCTCTCTCCAAAGCCAGTGCTAATTGTTCAGTAAGTACGCTTTTGCTTCCAGATCTCAGGAGTTTTACATCACAGTTTGGTGGGAGAACTCTAGTCAGGCTATGAAGGCACTGGAACAAGACAGTcagatttctgtaaaataagatTATCATTTTTGTTATCATTAAAGCTACCTTATATCTTCAAAATTCTatagtggaaaataaaacaaagctacTTAAAAtcaaacagagaaaaacttATGCTGATTATGAAGTATTTAGTGTACTGTACATACAAGAGTAAGCAAGGGCTTTCTAATGGTGCGCACGCTAGCAACTCTATGTCAAAAGAATTGACACTAAGCAAATTTCAGCAACATAAATATTCTCTACTACAATATATGTTGATAATTAGGGTTACATATGCatcatttgtttctttaagaagCAATTAATTGTACATGAAGGCCACGTGCAGTAACACAAAGGAAATGTGTTGTCTGGTCTACATTTtggggcagaaaaaaatcacttataTTCACGGATTGTTGCTATCAATAGGTATGTACAGCATGGCTATTAGGTGGCCCACAGTCTGCCCTTTTCAAGTGCAACTTTCTCTCTCCAGCaaccatttaaaaatcagacattCAAAATTATTAAGAAACCAAGATAAAATAGTGCTGGTAATCATCAGAGAACCTACTCTCCTGGATACCAGTGTAGCATATGTGATGCAGTCCTCATTCTAAGAGGACTGTAGACTTTGTCCAAAGTCTTATATTCAGTGTTTTCCCAGATAAACTCCTCAGAAGATGTCTTTTGatggcaaaggaaaagaaaatatctaaaacccccacaaaccaccaaaacaaacaaaaaaacccaacacccccccacccatgCATGTTTAAGTAGTTATTTTTCTCACACAGTtcagaaaggcatttttcctTAAAGTAATCCTATTTCAATGTAGTTATCTTAATGTTCCACTACTTATAACAAATACGGTTTATTTTGGTTCTAAAAGGATGTGAAAAAGAATAGTCTGGAGCTCCCACCTATCACAGAAATATCCTAGCTGGATAAATGATTAAtccaaaaatggaaaaaaaagatccagAAAATATAATCATGGTTACACCATGAGCATGCAGCTCAGTAACTATTAACACAGAATTGGATCAAAAGGGAATAATATCAAGTAACCTAACTTTTCAAAAGGAACCAAAAGTCCTGAGGCTTAAAATATCACTGATTGATTTGTTAAAcatttcagcctttcctcttacacaaaagaaggaaatcaGCTCCTAATCTGAGTAAAGTACTGAACTTCACTATAAATTCAAGACTCAAGagatacagcttttctttttgttttagcttGAGCTCTTCAGGAGAGTCAACATTTGTCAATACTTCAAAAGTAACTTTATGTTGTGAGCCTTACCCAGCTAAATTGTAAATTATGGCAGTATTAACTTCTTTAGCCTAGTTTAGAAAATGTAGACATTCATCCAAGAATCTacacaagaaaaggaaatcatGGGGACTCTGCTGAttatttccctttcaaaatCATGACAGATAGGAAATAAATATATCAGAAACATGTACAAAATTAGACTAAAATTATGCTGCAGTACCAAACTACAAAGTCACATAGCAACAAATGTAAATCTAGTGTAACTTGGggtttgctgtttttttgagtttttttgttttaacatccCCgtaaggaattttttaaaaaaaatcagcacatgCTGTagataaattatatataatactAAGAACAgtgtaaggaaaaagaatataaaattatgaTGCAGTGAAATGAGCAAAAGAAATAGTACCAAACAGATGCTAAAGGAGTCTTGGcttgtatttctgtgttctAGCCTAGACAAAATTAAACAATGGCTATCATATCATCATATGGGAAGCCTATTGGTTATGATTTTGGCTGTTGTTTATAGTACCAGTAAGAATTAGTGTAAAGATAAAAAATTGGGTATGCAAGATGAATATACTCTACTCTTGGAGCAATTTTACCTGCAAAATAATGTTAGAACTCCTTCACATGGGTTTTTCAGGGTCCAGTTAAAAACTGTACCATACACATTTCCTGCTTTATGACAAAATATGTTGTCATGGCATTCCTTAAATGGTGTGCACTCCATTTCCCCGAGTAACCATGAATTTACTGGAGTCAATGTGCAATCAGAAGACACAATCTGAAAGGAGAACCTGACAGAGACTGCAAGAACAGCAAGTATATCTTCCATGGAACCtgcaagaaaatacagtaaagatATTTGACCTAAATATTTTGACCATGTTGCAGGCATTATATCTGCTTAGATTTTTGATTCACACTGCCAGCTGTACATGAAGGGTTTGCACCTACATTCAGGTACACTTTGGGAATTTTCTTCTTACCTAAATTCTTACATGTACTTCTGTCAAGCAAAACAGCTAGCTGATGAACAGAGCCCCACCTATATAATCAAAGCTCTAAAGATATATGACACCTTGCCAAAAGAATACTATTAATAGTCTCCTGTGATTGTAAGACGACATGTTGGCCTCAGCTAATGACACAgcattaaaggaagaaagaaaacataattaatCGGAAACGATCAAAAGGATATTTCACTACACGAGTGGAAGCCCAGCTCAAAATCAGTTCAATCAGGagtattaaaagaaaggaaaataaaattatcttatTAGACATGTAGAATAGGAAAAGCGTCGATTTCTTTAGTATTATTTAAGAGGTaatatatagatttttttttctgacatagTATTTAATCAACAGTATCTTATTTATAGACAAAACTCAGGCTTTAGCATTCTGTACTTGGACATCTTCAAAATTAACCTTTCTGGATGTACTTCGGCACCAACGCTAGCACAAAACCTTACAGCAActcatttaacattttttccatttgaaaaatgttccaTCCTGTTTTTCACCCAGCTTTTAACTCCCAACAGGTCTATGCAGTTTGTGTCCAAAGTGACAGATGTGAATACACCTTGAAAACCCACTTTGTCATCAcctaaagcaaacagaagattCAACCACATATTTATAAATCCAAATTCTAAAAAGCCATTTACCTGTACAGTAACTACTATCCCTGATCATCTTTActgaatattttccatttgaaatatCTTCCAGGCTTAATAAAAATTTCCCACAGAGTACAGTAATCTTTTTGCTCTCCTGTAAACTATCATTttgatgcttttgtttcttcGCATGTAGAAGAACTATGCAACATACATGATGAAATGCCAACAATGGTGAAAGGCTGGTAACAGCAATAACTGTCTTTGCTCCATCAAGCTGAACCCTTGAACATCTCTTAGGAAACTCTTTTTTCAGATCATTCTTGTTATGCAAGTCCAATTTCATCTTTTTTGGAGGAGGTTCAATTTGACATGAGGCGATGGCCAACGCTGAGAAGGCTTTGTTCAGCTTAATGATTTTATTTCGACACTTGATAATCGGAGAAATTGAAGAGGAGTCTTGATCCATCACTAAAGATAGACTGACATCACTCAGTGACCTGCAAAAATCCATACAAGATGACTGCACTCCcagtttgtatttttccttctgacaaATAATCAGAACTTTGCAGATATGTACAGACATTTAAGACTACCACAAAGTCCAACATCATTCCAGGTTAAGTCACAGACTGTGCAGAGTGTAACTCCTTCAAATGACTATTTCATCTAAGCTTAGCATgaagattttgaaaatgtggACTGAATTTTCTAAGAGCTTTTAGGAATTAGATACTTCATTTCAACTGAAAGAATTTGCATGTTTAATTCACCCTGAAAACGTTGAAATTCCATGCAGATACTCTATGacatttataatttatttttaaagacttaactttcttttaataaagaattACATAAAGTATCGATTCTGCCCTCTTTGAGGACTAAAAGCTCTTCTGATGTTCTATATTGTTATACAGATATTCAAAATTGAATGCAGAGAGTAAAATAAAGGGTTTAAATTACTATTACCttaaaaacacagcaatttCCTGAAAtgtatgaagtattttatttattcaccaCAGGGTTCTTTCAGTGAAATCCTAATATTACCATTTCAGATCCTCTCTTAATATTTCATTCTGTGAATCAATTCACTCTCAAGATGTCACTGACATCTGAAAGTCTTATGAGCGTCTAATTTTCTTTACGGAGAAGTATCATCACATCATAAAGCAATCTAAAACATCACTGCAATTGTGCATTAGTAGGAAGCACAAAAGTAATAAAGATTTACAGTGTTGGGGGTGGAGAGAAAGCAAGTCCTATTCCCCGAAACCACAGGTGGTTGTATATAGTACTGAAGCGGAGCCCAGAAGACCTAGGTTCTGATGGTAGCCTGCCAGGTAACCTGTGACAAATGACTTCATCTTCACAGGTCTTTTCTCAGCTGTAAAAATTGGGGAGAGCAATAttgctgctggtttttaaagaattattcCGAATCTTCTGAGAATTTCTGAAGCTATACAGGAATGaaatattacattttcaaaaaaaaaaaagccatcatcATCAAAGCTAAAAGAATAAACACGGGAAAGGCAAAAACAATCTCTTGCCTCAGTGGCTCTTAACAGAGGTTGTCATGAAGATCAGGTCAACTTTCTTGTAGAATTATAGCAATCTGGCAGTTGAGAAATAATACACACGCAGCTCCAGCAGAATGGCCAAAGGGTGTAAGAGGTCAGCTCCCTCATAACCACTTGAATGATTTTCAGTGACATCAGTAAGTCTTTAAGCTTACCCTAACAGTCTCGGCTATGCTGCTGGTGGGAATATAGATCAAAAGATAAGTTCTGACTCCACCAAACTATATTACACAACGCACATTGTAAATTTATGTTTCatgtaattctgtatttttaaactgtgttcCAAATTAGTTCCCTCCCTGTAAGGGGGAAGTGACACAAGTAGTGTTTACACCTAGAACTAAGCaattaaaatgaacagaataaacaaataattttaaagatcaTAAGAAGAATAAACAAATCCTTTTGAAAGTTTAAATATCGTATAGCCGATTGTTCCACATAAGTTACACTATACATAAACttagcaaatattttatttgattggCTACTTGGCTGTAGCATAGTTAATTCAAAAGCTGTGTATTAAGTTCATCAGAGAAcgtaaaatgtttccttttgtgcTTCTTGAAGCAAATCACTCTTTAGAAATGACAAGATGTTAACAGTATACTGATGTCAGCATAGCTATGTCAACACACACTACAAAGAGCCATAGTTTTGTCAAAGAAAACTGTTGTAAAAAGCCTCCAATAATGATGTGGTTACACTGACAACTGATTTTTGGCGATACAACATAGGGGTTTTGCACAGTGCTAGAGACAGACAAGCAGCACCAACAACACAGGCAAAGACACAAACTTGAAACAATTCATATAGAGATGTTCAAAATGAGAATGTTCAAAGCTCAAAAATCCACTCTTGCTATTGCAGAGTTTAACTTGCAAATTCAGTTTCTATAAAACTATTCAATGAATTTATTAGATAAATTTATATACTTACAAGCAAAATGATTCAGTTAGCTTTACTCCAACTACCAAGCTGTCACCCACAACACGCTGCCACAATTTCTCTGTGAAGTGCTCTGGAACTCTAGACGCCAATGATGTCTCTTTATTAAGAGAATGAGGAGGATTTTCTACATCATCCCAGAGAGAGACAAGACCTTCCTTACAGAAAACGTTTTTTTAGATAAATTAAATGGAGATATTAGTTCTTTTTATACTGCATTACTTCGTGTTTTACCACAAATGATTCCTGGAAGTGCTTTTAAGATACATCAAGTGAAATCTGTATTAACTAGTTTATACTTTACAATAGATTCAAAAGATAGAATTGCATTTTCTTACACATGATATCATGAAAAGCACAACTCATTCTCTCTGTGTAAACATTATGTATAAATCTTGATCTGTCATACAATTTATTGTCCAAAGAAGATTTAAGATactagaatttattttatattactgCATTAATTGCTCAAAATTTTGTTGTTTGAGCATGGCTGACTTGAAAGGTACCACAACGTTAACTAAGGAAGATCAATTCCATTTCAAGTAAATTAGGAGGCTTCTTTTGAGCAACATATTAACATAACATTTTCCCAACCTCCATCACCTTCTCAGCCCACAGTTCACTCTGCCTTCATTATATAATCCATTTTGCTGACACAGATCTGACAGCTCATTTTTCATAACATGCTGGATCACAGACAGATATTTCATATCTAGGCAACTGTGCCAATTAAGACTGTACACTCCCTCGACTGCCACTAACTCTTTGTTACAGGTTACTCCTCCATACGACTCAGTTGTCAGGAGGTATTCTGCAAATCAATTTCAAATAAAGACAACTAAATTTAATCTTATCTATATACACTGACAGGCTAAGCTAATGAACCAGACTTAAAAAGCAGGGTAATGAGTTTTGGCAATCCCTACTGGTGAAAGTAACAAGTGGCTGAATAAAGCACCCTCTACAAATTGCTTGGCAGAAGTCAGAAGTGATCTGTACTCTCTTCTGCAATTTACCTCTTTTGCAGTAGGTAGAATATGGTTTCTTTCCTCAACAAGATCTATTAATGCTCTACAAGATTCTAGAATAACTCTCCTTTTGAGTCCTAAATGTTGCTGTAGCTCTTGAATAGATGTGCAACCAGCctgtaaaagataaaaatgatcATTAGACTCATGCATAGGTCTAGTGGAAATAAGAACTGATGTTGAGGCTGCCAAGATCTTTtcagctttccatttttatgtaAGTATCACACATCAAGAATCTGGTGTTCCTCAAGTAATGCTTCTAAAAAATGCTCATCAGGCTACTCTGCTGTCAAAACATGAATCTAAGAATCTTGGCCTCTCAATATTAAACCTAGAGTTTAACACAAACTTATAAGCTAAATTTTATCAAATTACGTTGATATTCAGGCCTTTCATTATTATTCCTGCTTCACTTTTCCATTGATaatcagctttgttttcttctccagatTTATATTAATTATTGGTCAAGTAAATATATCGAAAAGCTGACTGTTTACTGTACATGCAGGCTATGtctcagttgaaaaaaaaaaacaaaaaccagcatgTCAGCACCAGCTTCTTAGATTTTAAGAAAGCTCCTCAAAATCTATTCCCTGGAAAGCAAGATCCTGAGAAGTTCAGTGCTGCCAAGGAGAGAACAAAACACACAATTGgaatgcaaaaccaaacatcaCTCCTCcctacccccaaaaaaaccaaataaggATCAATCATAACCAACTGACAAGCCTGAGTAAAAAGCACTTCATGGAAGCAAAGTGATGCCCTCTGCTCAAGCTGCAATGGAAAAAGACATTCAGAGCAAGTAGCACTTCATCATAAATTCTGTAAAGAATTTGTCACCTGTGAAACCATGCATCATAAGCACCAGATTCCAGACTTGAGTcatgagaagaaaaggaagagctaAGAACAAAGACAATTATACAATACCTTCCTAATCAAGGTCATCAGAATACCAAACCATTACTTACTCCCATTGGTGAGCAACTCCTGAATAAAAactcagaaacagaaagcaaatgggGAAGCACAGACTGAAGAGCAATCAAAATGACCAGAGGTTCACTGACATATGCTTGCTGACCAATCTGACTTTTTCAAGCTCTTTTTCCTCATAAAAGAACACAAGAAAGAGACCTGAAATTCCCCACATGGCAAACCCAAGACTGTGTAGCACCCCTCATTAACTCTGGAACACCCAACACGCACATCCTTTCTGCCACATGCCAAATGTACTGTGTAACAAGCATCAGCAGAAGTCACAGTCCTTGCACtgtgaaactaaaaataaaaccagctcaccttaaaatagaaaatcaacagaaaaacaaggcaGTCAAGAGCTAAACACAATAGAGCTGTGAGCAAATCCTGCATGAACAACAGAACCAATGAAACACTGTCAAAAGCAGAGCAAATTAAGGCAGAGGCTTAGAAGTAAGTAAAACAGCCATACACTTTGACATACTGCAATTATAGTTGCAGTATTCATAAACAACTAAATATCCATACATACAGAGCTAAAACTACTGAGCCAAGAACTGTGGCATttttacaaaggaaagaaaatggaaaagaagattCACAATTGATAAGCCTGAAAAATATTGGGAAAAGCAAAGGTAAAATGGGAAAAGTAGACAAGGAAACCAGAGGGAACCATAATTCAGAGATCTATAGGCTGAAGCTGCTTATATGGTAAATAATTGGTTCTGTGTTTTTCAAGTGACTAAAATCCCttaccaaaaaaatcaaaaagaaaatgggcCCATCCACAGCAAcggatggaaaaagaaatactttaaacTTACACTAAAAATATTAGTAAAAAACAGATgtacagaacattttttaaataacttcctATGCACCACCAGATCAGCATTATCAGAATAAGAACAATAAAATTAGACAATGCAGCAATTCAATAAATCAGCACTAAGGATTAAAATATACCTGTCCCAAAACAGGCAAACCAAATCAAAAGACATAAGTTAATCGTAGgtaaaagaataaagaatttGCCATTATAGTCCTTAGAAAACGGTTACatacttggggggggggggggggggcaggggggcaagAAAGGCCAGTAGACATAAAAACACACTTCTGACTCATGGTATTTCTGCCAAACCAACCAACTAGAACCTTGAGAAATcctgaaacctcagctgttgTAATATAACTGCAGTACTCTGccaaagaaagtttttttcagaagatacTAAAATGAGtgttaaagaaaaacttcagagaagaaaagactgtATACAAGATAAACATAGAACAGTTAAAAAATGCACACTGATACATTTTTCAATCTCACTACAGCAAAATGCAACTTATGTGTATTACTGTGTATAATTTAAATGCAACCTACTTATATGTAGTTATTATATACACCATTCAGTCCTGCTGAAGTTCTCGCATGgccagaaaacagctttgcagctgtgaaATAAGGGGTAAGCAACAGAGTATGAAGAGGGGCTGCATCTGCTATTTCATTTTGCCCTAAAAGACAAGATTCCATAGACGCTGTCAAAATATGATTTGATTGCAAGTTTCTAAAAGACCTGAATTTTGATGATAAATATCAAGAGGCACCACTTCCAAGACTAAATAACCTTTGAAAATCCCCAAGCTATGCAGGATTCATGCATTATTACATCAAAACAATATTCCTTGAAATTCAAAATGACAAAACCCAGCAAGAGCACTTCACTTTTCAGGGACACATACAGAACAAGGGTGACTTCAATAAGGAAGCAACAATaaggttaaaaagaaatatctgcACCTACTTCCAAATTCATCAGCATGATGATTTCAGATTTACAGCATTAAAACATAGGAAGATTTTCAACTTGCTTACAATGTTTGTGCTAGAATGTGGCTTTCAAAATTAGAGATCAAAAAgatctataaataaataaacaaataaacaaacagattCACAGAGCTGTACAGCTGAAAGCCCATTGGTGTATTAAAAGAACAGGGTCACAGAACAGTTACATGGAACACCTAGCCGTCAATGGCAGGGTAGGCAATCTTCATTACACCAGCGGCAGGAGTAACAAATGAGAGATTGAaactaatttctgttttgtagaGGAGGAAATTAACGAGTATGAAAAGAACGCAGCAGCAaacaaatccattttaaaatatatggcTACCCCAAAGAATCCAGAAAcgggaaaaaaatgcatttggaagGAAGCTTGAACTTCTGCATGTAAAAGCGAGTGAGGCCTCTAATGTGCAAACTGAAGAACTGTAAAAAATGCAGGGTTGGAATTAACCTCAAAAGGTCCTCAAAACCAATCCAGCTTCTACTTTCTTGTGCCctccaggaaggaaaaaaaaaccctactgttcagtgttctctgaaaaacagtttttatcTTTTGAAGGTACATAATATCCCTTTAGACACCTTTCATAATTAGAActagaaaaatctttttcagtcttttcctaATGGGTCATAGTTCTCCTTTTCCTCTAGTACTAAACTTTTGCCagttaatttgctttattttttaaggctAGAGATAAAACAGCCACGATATCCTACTTAAGCTTTCACTAATTCTCCAATGATGGAAATAATTACCTCCTGTCTCATACTTAAAGAACTCTTAGCAAACTAACAATAGCCTTACATCATCGCCTCAGGTTGGTATTTATgctttctgtaattatttttttttttttactcttttgtCAATTATTACTCATTTGGTGTAGGCCAATGCACAATATCACAAGAGAACATCTTGAAGAGTATTCTGGGTGTTTACTAAACAGAATGAAAGGTAGAAAAGCAGTAATATATTCCCATTGATTACTTGGACTTTGGCAAGTTCCCCCCCGCTTATTTTATAAATGATGCTAATTAAAAGAAGGATACATTTTAGCTTTACCTACTGTACTTTGCAAAATTATGCTTATAAAGCTGCCAGTATTAGGAGGAAAAGCATCAGCAGGTGGTAAATAACCATAGTCACTAATTTGGGCAAAAGTAAAAGCCAACTTGCTTGAAGGCCATGAACAAAGAAACAGACCGTAACACTCTTTATTTGCTGGATTAACTGCCACTCATTGGCACCCACTGGGAACCTGACACTACGCTACCTCCAAGTGTGTAATGTGGAACAAGAGTagtaaacattttaattttattaaactaGTATTTAAACATCTACAAGTAAAATGACTGCTATGAAACTTTTTTAGAATAGCTTCAACATTATCtcaaaattttaattaacattaaaCTGGACCCTTCCAATTACCCAAATGCATTTGTAACAACTGAAAGAACACAAACTACCACTAATTGAAGAACAGATACTTAATGTTGTTAACGCTGAACTACTTCTCTAATAAAAACAGTATCATAAACCTCACCCTTTAGATAATGTAACGATACAGAACTACCAAGTACAAACCTGTAATCTTGTTTCAAGGGCTCGGACAGTAAGGAAACCATTTTCTTGCAATCCTTCTGCAGTAGGCACATCACGTTTATAATTAATACCtctctaaaaaaaccaaaacaaccccctGAATTAGttgaaaagctgaaagtaaGGTACAGGCTATTACACAGCATTATAAAAATCtggggaaaaatacagaaaacaagcaaaataacagtgagcattttaaaagaaaaatcttacctTCTGAAAGCAGTTAAGAGTTTGATACCGCATAATGGAAAGACCCAATTATGAGAAGATAATTAACAAGCACTATGGCCTTCAGAGCATTTGACCAAAAGTTAAGCATTGTGGCAAACCTGTTACATATGTGAAGCACTTTCATCTGCCTTGGCTTAATTTTCCAAAAGAACACTGACGTTATCAAGGAAGTAGAATAATGTCTTCAGATAACTTATGATTACAGAGGGGAATATTGTGTTCAAACTTCAGGGCACTTCACAGCACACATCCAGTTTCACTTTGCACCAATACTTTAATGAGTTGTTAaggttttcttattttagtaAGCATAGACTGAGTAACTGAGAAAAGGCAAGCTGAACTTACTGCATAGTTGACGTCTCCAAGATCCGTTATTTTGAATGTACTTAAGGGGTCTGCATTGGACTCATCCTCAAAAAGCAGTAACAGTTGCTCACCTCCAGAGCCAATAAAATCATCCACCAGAACAGATTTCACTTTTTGCCATTTGGAGGCCACCTACAGtagaaaaggttttaaaatacatgtaattgAATAAATCTtgtatttaagatttttttt
Encoded here:
- the FANCB gene encoding Fanconi anemia group B protein isoform X3, whose protein sequence is MLLSEQEQFLSYNGEVLIFQLSKTRHVEETADETMNLCVRRMAFNRDTKLFVEKSSGAFSMRASHLKIEIVCSSCVMDSRIGIILPCVLVKKKKRNNAVKYLLLLLHNSNQFEQSFHFKLDYELKEDIRFFTGPSVLWRHANKLFYISSNTCTVLSAPIQLSSVVWTGEIEDEGTVILGIRTACLPENEDEDEFSTSDRAIWGSEFFGYAIETQKMLTGTCFMPHAYSRVVSSVYVCKNKILKKRLQISLVAITQKNQLIWFQDGLPKGVCELPYEKPCSVKPAVTNSNDLLLIVSFASGDICVVQRRDSLQVASKWQKVKSVLVDDFIGSGGEQLLLLFEDESNADPLSTFKITDLGDVNYARGINYKRDVPTAEGLQENGFLTVRALETRLQAGCTSIQELQQHLGLKRRVILESCRALIDLVEERNHILPTAKEEGLVSLWDDVENPPHSLNKETSLASRVPEHFTEKLWQRVVGDSLVVGVKLTESFCLSLSDVSLSLVMDQDSSSISPIIKCRNKIIKLNKAFSALAIASCQIEPPPKKMKLDLHNKNDLKKEFPKRCSRVQLDGAKTVIAVTSLSPLLAFHHVCCIVLLHAKKQKHQNDSLQESKKITVLCGKFLLSLEDISNGKYSVKMIRDSSYCTGSMEDILAVLAVSVRFSFQIVSSDCTLTPVNSWLLGEMECTPFKECHDNIFCHKAGNVYGTVFNWTLKNPCEGVLTLFCSAFIA
- the FANCB gene encoding Fanconi anemia group B protein isoform X1, with translation MLLSEQEQFLSYNGEVLIFQLSKTRHVEETADETMNLCVRRMAFNRDTKLFVEKSSGAFSMRASHLKIEIVCSSCVMDSRIGIILPCVLVKKKKRNNAVKYLLLLLHNSNQFEQSFHFKLDYELKEDIRFFTGPSVLWRHANKLFYISSNTCTVLSAPIQLSSVVWTGEIEDEGTVILGIRTACLPENEDEDEFSTSDRAIWGSEFFGYAIETQKMLTGTCFMPHAYSRVVSSVYVCKNKILKKRLQISLVAITQKNQLIWFQDGLPKGVCELPYEKPCSVKPAVTNSNDLLLIVSFASGDICVVQRRDSLQVASKWQKVKSVLVDDFIGSGGEQLLLLFEDESNADPLSTFKITDLGDVNYARGINYKRDVPTAEGLQENGFLTVRALETRLQAGCTSIQELQQHLGLKRRVILESCRALIDLVEERNHILPTAKEEGLVSLWDDVENPPHSLNKETSLASRVPEHFTEKLWQRVVGDSLVVGVKLTESFCLSLSDVSLSLVMDQDSSSISPIIKCRNKIIKLNKAFSALAIASCQIEPPPKKMKLDLHNKNDLKKEFPKRCSRVQLDGAKTVIAVTSLSPLLAFHHVCCIVLLHAKKQKHQNDSLQESKKITVLCGKFLLSLEDISNGKYSVKMIRDSSYCTGSMEDILAVLAVSVRFSFQIVSSDCTLTPVNSWLLGEMECTPFKECHDNIFCHKAGNVYGTVFNWTLKNPCEGVLTLFCRNLTVLFQCLHSLTRVLPPNCDVKLLRSGSKSVLTEQLALALEREMLTLRSSFFSKESKVENNLTWGTEPGKKISDASAASLLDSEEGVQQFRKKFQNEREESVLSMNQTLNGALYQEVALKIVEAQLSSDTIVWRLSKS
- the FANCB gene encoding Fanconi anemia group B protein isoform X2; the encoded protein is MLLSEQEQFLSYNGEVLIFQLSKTRHVEETADETMNLCVRRMAFNRDTKLFVEKSSGAFSMRASHLKIEIVCSSCVMDSRIGIILPCVLVKKKKRNNAVKYLLLLLHNSNQFEQSFHFKLDYELKEDIRFFTGPSVLWRHANKLFYISSNTCTVLSAPIQLSSVVWTGEIEDEGTVILGIRTACLPENEDEDEFSTSDRAIWGSEFFGYAIETQKMLTGTCFMPHAYSRVVSSVYVCKNKILKKRLQISLVAITQKNQLIWFQDGLPKGVCELPYEKPCSVKPAVTNSNDLLLIVSFASGDICVVQRRDSLQVASKWQKVKSVLVDDFIGSGGEQLLLLFEDESNADPLSTFKITDLGDVNYAAGCTSIQELQQHLGLKRRVILESCRALIDLVEERNHILPTAKEEGLVSLWDDVENPPHSLNKETSLASRVPEHFTEKLWQRVVGDSLVVGVKLTESFCLSLSDVSLSLVMDQDSSSISPIIKCRNKIIKLNKAFSALAIASCQIEPPPKKMKLDLHNKNDLKKEFPKRCSRVQLDGAKTVIAVTSLSPLLAFHHVCCIVLLHAKKQKHQNDSLQESKKITVLCGKFLLSLEDISNGKYSVKMIRDSSYCTGSMEDILAVLAVSVRFSFQIVSSDCTLTPVNSWLLGEMECTPFKECHDNIFCHKAGNVYGTVFNWTLKNPCEGVLTLFCRNLTVLFQCLHSLTRVLPPNCDVKLLRSGSKSVLTEQLALALEREMLTLRSSFFSKESKVENNLTWGTEPGKKISDASAASLLDSEEGVQQFRKKFQNEREESVLSMNQTLNGALYQEVALKIVEAQLSSDTIVWRLSKS